The sequence AAAGAGGAGACTTAGTAGTTTAAGTATATGGCATTCCATCCTGAACTCATATGGTATATGGAAAGATTATAGAAAAAGATGCAATCTGACGTAAAGAGTTATAGAGTTGTTGCGCTATTACAGAACATACAAGAGTTGTTTAAGGCTTATGTGTATTACGTTCAAAGAGGGGCTGTACTAGCCAGTACTTATTCTAATTTTGAAAGttgttaaaatgtttaacTTGTTGACATTTCGTGAGATTTCAATGTAACATTACATTCACGGTACTTTTACCCCAAAAAACTTTTCATAATTCTGTAATAACAAACTGCTCATCCTTACCAGAAACATTAAAGCGCTTTACTAGTTTAATTGCACACTCAAGCGCGAAACCTATTTGAATTGAAGCTGAAATTCTAATAATACACAAATATTCGTTTTCTTGATACGTAATAGGTAGTATGAATTATCTTACCACACCTGTGGTGCCAACTATTCTGTTGAGATCCGTATTTCCACTCCAAAGACACGCTGGTTTTATGTTAGTGTTAAAAGTCACAGCTCGCTCTAATGTCATTACCAGGAGGtcatctaaaaaataattttattaaagcatGAACTTTTATCTAAAATCCCATTTATGTTTTAGTAGGATTCAAACGTGTCACAAAGATGGACCAAAAATCCAGGGAGAATTATCCATTTAAAATATCGATtacgtaatattataattgttatcaataaatatgaattcaaaGTTAACATATATTCACGCAAGGAAGTTTGTAATAATAGATGTACTTTGCAACACTAAAAAATGTATGAAGGAAGTTGTTTATCTCGCACTCAacttattattgttaaaatcaTTACTTACTAGCAAGAGTTGTCTTATTGTATCCCTCGTGTATGGCGGCGTCACTCAGCTTCCTGGTAACTGTGGTATCGTCTCCCCAATCGTCTTCCAAGTTAAACACGCCAACTTTAACGATTATGTCTGTCTTTCTGGACTGCCCATGCATACAATGTGCcgctataatatttttttataaagataattaaattccCGTTGtctaacaaaatttaatcttatttGATTTCccaaatgaaatataatttttaaagattggTATACCACCTAAAAGAACTTGCGGATAAATGTATTTGCCTAAAAATAGTATGCATTACCTGTTACCACATGTTGATCCGAAACCAATGTCCCTGAACATATGTAAGAAATGCTGCTCGCTCTCTTCTTGTAGATGGCAACAAGCCAAGGCCACTCTCCCCGCTGATAACTGCTGCCTTGGAATATCAGGGGCACAGTGTTAATTGACGACACGCCACATTGTTTGGATTCGGTTTCGTCTCTATTTAACGGTTCAGGAGCTGGCGGTGGTCTGAAAACAtggtaaaatgaaaaatattataaattcggctgtaattgatattttgtaatgatatgaaatattatctaATTCTATAACTTTTGATACATGCCTTTAAACAAATAGAATCCTTTTAGCTTAGAATGTTATTGTTTGTTTCAGTGTTATCAATTAAACTAACTACTCTTTTTGCATCAGacgtgataaaaataaatcagtggcgctacctctttaagtcttaataggcaagtaggtgatcagcctccagtgcctgacacacgccgtcgactttttgggtctaagacatgtcggtttcctcacgatgttttccttcaccgttgagcaaatgttaaatgcgcacatagaaagaaagtccattcgtgcagccgggaatcgaacctacgacatcaggTATGACCTCAGAGTCGCATGCGGAAGTcacaaggccaacactgctcagacATGTGATACGCCacacaatttgttttaaatttaaaatacattgattataaatttacctAGTTGTAGGCTTTTGTGTACGTCTAGGAGGCGTAACGGGCTGTATCGGCCTAACATCTTCGTTTGAATACTGATTTTGGTTGAGATAGTCATTATAAACTTCTGGCTCGGAATATGCTGGCGGGGGTCTTGGTGGCTTCGTGGTTTGTGGACGACGTTCGGGGACTCTTTGAGGGTAAACATCTTGGGGATACACTTGAGGTGGCACTTGCGCTGGCTTTGCCGGTTCTAAAACTTGATACACTTCATAATCAGGTTGACGGTAGGGAGGGCGTGTGAACTGTACGTTTTGTGGACGACGTTCGGGGACTCTTTGAGGGTAAACATCTTGGGGATACACTTGAGGTGGCACTTGCGCTGGCTTTGCCGGTTCTAAAACTTGATACACTTCATAATTAGGTTGACGGTAGGGAGGGCGTGAGAACTGTACGTTTTGTGGTCCACCTGTAATAGGATTTGATTTGTACCGCTCAGGACAATTTTATGCAGATCATGGGTCCGTCTCCCAGGGTGAAGAGTGAAATGTTTAGGAGGTACTAcgtattatatgtaattatcAAAAAGTAATCGAAAGGATTCATGAAATTGACTATGGATTATAATTTACTACGCGTTTCGTGTTGTTTCGTTATTTAAGCTTTGCAGATTGACTGTAAATGAAACCGCATATGTACGCTAGTCTAGGTTAAAATAATTCTCGTTGTTCTCGaatatatgtcaataaattttctttgggttTTCCAACAACTACGCAGTATACGGAAAATATCACTTATGGCTTATGAGAAAACCTGTTTCTCTGGGATGTTACATGCATACCAAATCTTTGTTGTCGCTTGAGTGAGTTGTAATAAAATGGAGATGCCAACTTCTAACGCTCAGATTTCAAAGGATGATCGCAATTTAGTAACGAATGTTGCCCAAATAAATCGAAAAACCGGAAAAGATTAAGAACATTAAATTTGGTTATGTGTTTTGGGATACAGGTATTTTCACCAAACGATCTACCGGACAAgcacatataattttaactactgccttgcgattctgtaactcacttttcgaactcgcacagcggttttcacagcggcggtcgcactcaaatcagtcgtgaagcagttattttacgatttggcattctgataaacagtaaactacaagctccctccttatatagtgagagttcgaaaagtgagttacagaatcgcaagccAGTTGATCCGTCACtcctataatattattaccacCTTCCATAATAAAGGTAAGACTATGGGCGAAGATTAGTAAATTTCAATCCAAGGCAACGTTCCGTTTTGAAAAACAGGTTTTTCATAtcaaatgaaacattttaaatgcgTGTCAAAATCATACCTGGCTTAAAACTGGGTTGAGGTGAACCAATTCCATTGAAGTTGTTTCGGAGAAATAATGAATGCTGCAGAGTAACTGTAGTCACGTATTGACCGGGACCTGGGACATCTATAAACcatataacttttaataaaatatatgacggCAAAAGCATGTGTCgattaaatttcaattcagTGTCAAAATTTCACTACCAACGAGTGCACCAAGCATTTAACTCTACAATTTACATGTAACTCGACAAACGTTATTTCAATCTCTTAATTATTGAGCTCTACATTAGATATAACCCACCTCCAGATGCAAAGCATAGCGGGACATCGTTAGCTGATATTGATGTGAGTCTCGGTAAAGGCGAGCTGACAGGAAAATTCACACGATATTGCAAAGGAACCCCGCTATTATAGTCTTGAAGGAGGTTTAGTTCTCCGCCATTATGTTGAATGTTGCCTACATAATTCTGAAAGTAAATTTCCagcatacataattaaaaatagcaagAAAACAGCACAATGTACCAAAATGGGTGATAGAATCATATTCAATTGTATATAATTCACACATACAAAAGCTAACTTTACAG is a genomic window of Pieris napi chromosome 2, ilPieNapi1.2, whole genome shotgun sequence containing:
- the LOC125057019 gene encoding serine protease gd-like isoform X3; amino-acid sequence: MSRERNIVFLAIFFEFLCVCGQYIQSPCPNIFEYKSDNSGPYGEINLPSIGQVTSVTVKVNLTIAARLPSNYVGNIQHNGGELNLLQDYNSGVPLQYRVNFPVSSPLPRLTSISANDVPLCFASGDVPGPGQYVTTVTLQHSLFLRNNFNGIGSPQPSFKPEPAKPAQVPPQVYPQDVYPQRVPERRPQNVQFTRPPYRQPDYEVYQVLEPAKPAQVPPQVYPQDVYPQRVPERRPQTTKPPRPPPAYSEPEVYNDYLNQNQYSNEDVRPIQPVTPPRRTQKPTTRPPPAPEPLNRDETESKQCGVSSINTVPLIFQGSSYQRGEWPWLVAIYKKRASSISYICSGTLVSDQHVVTAAHCMHGQSRKTDIIVKVGVFNLEDDWGDDTTVTRKLSDAAIHEGYNKTTLANDLLVMTLERAVTFNTNIKPACLWSGNTDLNRIVGTTGVVAGWGANEQGAGGTGEPLMVRIPVVSTKECRASKPEFHRLTSQKTLCAGDKKGSGPCLGDSGGGLYILDNGRWKLRGVVSLALLSQNGDATCDLNEYVVFTDAAQYLPWIKDKMSKLSSN
- the LOC125057019 gene encoding serine protease gd-like isoform X2, yielding MSRERNIVFLAIFFEFLCVCGQYIQSPCPNIFEYKSDNSGPYGEINLPSIGQVTSVTVKVNLTIAARLPSNYVGNIQHNGGELNLLQDYNSGVPLQYRVNFPVSSPLPRLTSISANDVPLCFASGDVPGPGQYVTTVTLQHSLFLRNNFNGIGSPQPSFKPVLEPAKPAQVPPQVYPQDVYPQRVPERRPQNVQFTRPPYRQPDYEVYQVLEPAKPAQVPPQVYPQDVYPQRVPERRPQTTKPPRPPPAYSEPEVYNDYLNQNQYSNEDVRPIQPVTPPRRTQKPTTRPPPAPEPLNRDETESKQCGVSSINTVPLIFQGSSYQRGEWPWLVAIYKKRASSISYICSGTLVSDQHVVTAAHCMHGQSRKTDIIVKVGVFNLEDDWGDDTTVTRKLSDAAIHEGYNKTTLANDLLVMTLERAVTFNTNIKPACLWSGNTDLNRIVGTTGVVAGWGANEQGAGGTGEPLMVRIPVVSTKECRASKPEFHRLTSQKTLCAGDKKGSGPCLGDSGGGLYILDNGRWKLRGVVSLALLSQNGDATCDLNEYVVFTDAAQYLPWIKDKMSKLSSN
- the LOC125057019 gene encoding serine protease gd-like isoform X1, with the protein product MSRERNIVFLAIFFEFLCVCGQYIQSPCPNIFEYKSDNSGPYGEINLPSIGQVTSVTVKVNLTIAARLPSNYVGNIQHNGGELNLLQDYNSGVPLQYRVNFPVSSPLPRLTSISANDVPLCFASGDVPGPGQYVTTVTLQHSLFLRNNFNGIGSPQPSFKPGGPQNVQFSRPPYRQPNYEVYQVLEPAKPAQVPPQVYPQDVYPQRVPERRPQNVQFTRPPYRQPDYEVYQVLEPAKPAQVPPQVYPQDVYPQRVPERRPQTTKPPRPPPAYSEPEVYNDYLNQNQYSNEDVRPIQPVTPPRRTQKPTTRPPPAPEPLNRDETESKQCGVSSINTVPLIFQGSSYQRGEWPWLVAIYKKRASSISYICSGTLVSDQHVVTAAHCMHGQSRKTDIIVKVGVFNLEDDWGDDTTVTRKLSDAAIHEGYNKTTLANDLLVMTLERAVTFNTNIKPACLWSGNTDLNRIVGTTGVVAGWGANEQGAGGTGEPLMVRIPVVSTKECRASKPEFHRLTSQKTLCAGDKKGSGPCLGDSGGGLYILDNGRWKLRGVVSLALLSQNGDATCDLNEYVVFTDAAQYLPWIKDKMSKLSSN